The Macadamia integrifolia cultivar HAES 741 chromosome 4, SCU_Mint_v3, whole genome shotgun sequence genome contains the following window.
TTACCCTCCCATGTATATTGGCACAGTCGATCGATGCTGCCTTTTACAACTTTTGTAGCAAACCAATATATAAGCACATTTGATAGCCATTGTATTTtcattgcccttttttttttttaatgaaatgatAGGTGTTGAATAACAATGTTCACTATGGAttcaataatagaaaataaatcagAATCGGCATTTGATATGGATGGAAAAATCAATTCTTTTACCACACCGAGTAATTACGAAATGCAATTGTAAAAATTAAAGTATAATTCTCCAACTTTACGTCTTCCCAATATTTATCAAATCACCATTAACCATTACGATTTATATTGTACAATCTTATCAAAATCTAATATGCCTTGGACTTTGGGCTGACGAATTGTAATGCTCAGTGGAGTACATGTTCGAGGATTGTtcacttgatcaactcctcTCAAGTGCATCAGTGCTTGGTTTGCACCAACTTCTATGCTTTCCAATTAGTGTGGCCTTGGGTCCCTATTGAGTCATTTGTGGGCTTGCACTTGAACTGTATGTGGGTTTACAATGTTACCTTACTttaattccaaaataaaaaataatatttgaatGATAATTATAATTCtacttagaagaaaaaaaaaaaatacaaagtttgttcacatgaaaaaaaataacaaaaaaaacaacCCCACTatggagtaggggtgtcaaccggtcgggccagttcggtttcggtcgggcttaatcgggcttgaagacctTCAAAGGCTAcatcgtgtccgcccatttaactactcgggcttagttattgagggcatggtacactttatattcgatcggtcggtctcggtctataatcgggctaccttaatcgggctttaatcaggccttaaccgggctacggacatgtttaatgttaaacgggctttaaccggtttttaaacgggccctctttgaaatgtattattatattccggcccactcatgcaagcccaaaaaaatgacagtaaatcaataaatgataccaaatataaccattatttaaaatgtgaacatgtctttactttttagtttttattttttaatttggggggtaaaataggtattttacaatcattaaagggtcgggccaagtcggtgcacaataggccggtctcggtcgggcgttattcggtcgagcgcccgacggtccaagtagcaaaaccgagaccgaccatttacgtttaataaatggtccgggtcaggccggtctataaacgatcggtcccgatcggtttagtcgggtcggaccactaattgacacccctactatgGAGAGTTGAGCCGTTGTGAGAGAGGAAATTGTgcgaaaaatgaagaaattagagAGGAACAAGAAAGTGTCGAGGTAActctttttttgggtgttgTTGTTGGCATAGCAACTATCGGAATCTTGGCAATTGTTCCAACTTGGGTTGTTTCAATAGACAAAACATACAAAATATGTACCATCTATCTTGATTTTTGAGGGATAtagggttgggttttcttttttttaacatcAATTCATTCAGATAGAAGACGTGAGTTACACAAGGTTTCACTACTCATAGCAAGAAACTTTGGAGTGAAATAAGGCAAATCCATTGTATATGTCATTAATAGAGCATTCCAAGAGAAGGGGTGGATGAAACCAATAACTTCCATAGAAACATAGTTGTAAACGTAACTTTCAATAACGTGTGCAAATTCATTTTTCACTTCAAATAGGGGGTAGAGTCCAAATGGGCATCAGAGCGGTGTATGTCAGACATGAAGTATCACAATATACATGCGGCCCGACACAAGCCATACATAGAGTGTCACGATATGCTTGTGGCCTAGAGCAAGATCAACTACCAAAGCTGGAGAAGCTGAAGCCGAGAAAAAACTCAACTATTATTACACCATCATGAAACAAACCATCAACTCCAAAGACGACACCATCCTTCCCCCAAACAACCTACTTCCTACCACTTGCCACCCATGTcataacaaaaaataacaaCACAAACACCATCGAGTATTCCAACACAACCGTTCTTGATGTTGCTCTGACATTGGTGCCCTTTGAGATGCCAAGAATGAGATATGAAAGAGCATCCCATGCCACGAAGGTCTCAGTGGAAAATGTAGTTTGGAACATTTTATCCGGTGAGAGTGAGGCCATGTCCCCATGGAGAAGCAACTTGGGTCTCAAGTCTGAATCTATCAACCTGAATGTAAGGAGTGTAGGGTGGTCCGATGGGGGTGCACAAAATAGGGCTGATTTgtaggtctctggaggtggagGTTTGCAGGCGGTAAGAGAAACGGAATCATTGGCATatgtagagagagagggaaggaagAAAACCATGGAAATGGGGAAACGATGCCATGTTTGATTCCTTGATTGATCTCTTCACAAACCAAGCAGAGCATCAGGATAGGCTCAAGAAGTGGGGTTGTTTTGGCGAAGGTAGTGGATGGTGAGCTACTGCAGATCTCTGAATGGTGTGCGGTGGAAACAGAGGAGGACACAGAGAACAAAAGTGAAAGCTAGATCTATGGTGTAGATTTGATTTCACATTGCATTgtcatcgtcattgtcatcgACGATATATTCACCATCACCAACAGATCCACAACACATGGCAGAGGTCATCATGGAAGGATGGAGACATGACAATGTTCTACTACAGAGACCCTAACTTGACGGTTTGTATGGAGGCGACaagcagagaagagaagaaaaaaaataataataaaagaagagaaaaaaggagaaacaagAAAGCAGAAATGGTCCCAAGGACCAATGGATCGCTCGTACTCAACGTGAGCGACAGACCAAGAGAATCACAAAAACGATAACACTATTCCCCATTTTGAAGAAAACCTAGCTTATTTCTTGGAGCTAATATGCTTTTGGTGAGCATAATATCAGATTGGAATTGCCTAACAAAATTCCACTCATGTTTTATTCCCATGGAGTATAAATTACGAATCAAGAATCATTAGTGTTGTCAAACATGGTTTATATATagttcctaaaaaaaaaaaaagttttatatATTATGGTACAAAAAACATGAAATCACAATACTCCGTGCATGTTAGTGAAAGGCACCAACATAGGAGTCCTAATTAGTAAATACGTGTAACCGATATCTTTTCAAATTAATTGCATCAAATAagaatttttatgttttttttttttgttttccgaAAACCAAATTTGGCAACTACAATTATCAGATTTATATACCTTCACCCCcgtaaaaaatataaaattatcaaatatttaaaaaataaaatcactaAAATCATGTGGCAAAATGGACGATAGTGATGatttcagttttttcttttttcttcggTGAAAGGACgataataatgaaaattgaaaaccaTCTAGTCCCTGCCGGTGCTAGAAACTTTTTCTATGTGGAattcaaataataaataaagtcGGTAAAGGGCAAACACAAATACTAACCCggaaagggggttttcagacATTTCACAATGCGACGATTTGGAAAATTTGCTGCCTGAGCAAAACCCTAGAGACCAAAACGAGAAAGCGTATTCAATATATTTTCACAATCTATTGGGAAGAGTCGGTTATTTTGTTCTATCGCAATTTGCGTCTGAAGTAAGAGGAAAGTTCCAGCTCCTTCTCTCGACAGAGCTATCGAGTTAGAGGATTTCTGTTTGATCCTTCAAGGTACAATTATGTTTCTCCATTTCATATTATTGTGTCATAGACTCTTCCGATTTCAGTCCTTACGGATCTTTCAAGAATGTTTTCTTTTCAGATCTTTAGGTATTCACGACCTCGATTGGTCTATGTAGTTCTTAATGTTAGATAGTGTGTGATCTTTGTTAAGTTTGGAAAAAAATCTTGGAATTCTTACACCTTCGTAATTATCCATTATGGGCTTCATTGTGAAACATTAATTATAATCTCCCTGTGGTTGCTGCTTCTTGTGTGTTATACCTGGAAATTTTTCTTCATGTTCATGTTTCTTGAGAGTCATTGCGATGAAGGAATTTATCCGCATGCCTGATGGATCTCTGACTTATTCGAATTTTGTGACGCATAGTCGATGTAAACTGCATGGATGCGCCACAGCTAGAGTGATTTGCACGAAAGTTCTTGTGAACTGGTCTCAACATAATCTTTGTCATCCATTTTTtcgaaaaagggggaaaaaaaaaagataggttAAGGGTAACAATGTTGTAAACAACTAAATTCATAAATTCCTGCAGCTCAGTGATGTACCGATTCTCATATTTTAAATCCAATTAGTAGTTTGAATATATAGTGTAGGCTTTACATTGCTCCGTGAAATAACCATTCAGTAGTTTGGCTCTGCAATTGATGATTTGTGTCATGCTAGCAGTGTAACTATGTTAGTTTGATTTATGGTATCCCTGATGCTCTTGGGAAAAGCTGTTTATCAAGGCAATACTTAGACACTTACATCTGGATTCTGGTATCTGCAACTTTTCTGTTTTCATCACGATATTAGTCGTTAATTGACTGTGGTTGACATCTTAGTATCCATTGGACCTTATGTAGTGACAGGCTCACAGTTTAACATGGTCCAGTCACGTCATTTATAATGATGTCCCTTGCAGCATCGTCTGTTGAACTAGTTTCAGCTATCCACAATTACTGTTTTGATGCAACATGATGTTGTGTCGAATGGCCTTAAAGAAGAAATCTTTTGTGAGAAGGCCTGCATCTCATGATTGAAATGTAGCAGGAAGCTAAAGTTCACGCTAGTAGGATCGGTATATCGATTACACAACTCTTatgacagttttttttttctttttttaacaagaAAAGTAGGAAGCTCGCATTTTACAACCTGAATTCATTCTTTTAAGATTGACCTATATTTGTAAAACTCTCTTATTGAATCTTCAGATAGGACACAGTTTTGAATTCCCAAGTAGTGCTAAAGTTTTAtcatcttttcttccattttggaCTTCTGATTAAAAAGGCTTCGATTCAATTATGGCTCctcatgtgatttttttttatcatgacAGTGATTTTCCTGGGAATTAGACATCTgtcctatttttttttgaaatggcTGGCCAGAAGAGTAACTACGGGAAACGATCCCATTCACAAGCTGACTATGCAGAAAATGGTGGAAGTAAGAGACGAAATCCTGGTGATGATAGAGATCAGTATACTCCTGGACCAGATGATACTGTATACCGTTATCTTTGTCCCGGAAGAAAGATTGGAAGTATCATTGGTAGGGGAGGTGAGATTGTAAAGCAATTAAGGGCAGAAAGTCAATCTAAGATTAGGATTGGTGAGAGCATGCCAGGGTGCGACGAACGTGTCATCACTATATTTAGTTCAAGCAGGGAAAGCGAAGATGGAGATGTTGTTTGCCCAGCACAAGATGCTCTTTTTAAGGTGCATGACAGGCTTGTCGCTGATGAGGCAGGTGAAGAAGATGCTGAAGGGGCTCGGGAAATTACTGTTCGGATGCTTGTACCATCAGACCAAATTGGGTGTGTTATTGGTAAGGGTGGGCAGATAATCCAGAGTATACGTAGTGAAACTGGTGGTCAAATTCGCATATTAAAGAATGAATATCTGCCTCCCTGTGCTCTTAGTACTGACGAACTTCTCCAGGtaaaatgtttttatatattGTATACATGTCTGGTGTTTTAGATGCATTAGTTTATGCATCATGTTCCTTAAACCCACCTATTGTCTTCATATCTCATCTATTATTCTTGTCATATACAAATGGATGAGAAGTATGTAACAAGTTAAATTTTGTTGTTATGATTACTGATTTTTGGCTTCCGGTCTTTTGATTCTTGAGTATATTACATAATTGGAGGCAACTGCCCAATGTTAATTTTGGGAGGATAGTAAAATTACAAGTGGACCCATGGTTTTGTTTTTGCTGCTGCCGGCAATACaactatttattattattattattattattttgtaatcattattaaTACCATTGTTATTTTACTTCCTATATTACTGTTTAGAGCGGTGGGATTTGCAAGCTGAGATACAGTTTTGTATTCAACAATGCTGCAGAGTACTTACTGATTGGGTAGTGAAATTTAGAAATGCCTTCTTGAAGCAGGGTTTTTGTTACAGTGATGTGCATGTGCTCAATTGGTCCAGGGTTACTTTTGTGGTTGTGGGAGGggaatgagaaagagagaacaacTAGCTTTCAAATTTATAATTGACCGAATCAGTGTCATGGAATCCAGATACTTGATTGAGAGTTGACAGTTGTGATTCCACGTCATCTTTGTCATTGCTGGCctaaactttattttttgatgtttaTGCGTAGAATTCCAGATACTTGATTGAGAGTTAATACTTGTTATTACATATCGTCTCTGTCATTGCCGGCATAATCTTTGATGTCTTGGTGTTTTTATGGCTCAACTAATCATTGTCTCAACTAAATTCAGCTTGCTAGTGTTATCACTTTGCTTAAAATGTTTTTGGCATTAGATAACTGGAGAAGCCGAAGTTGTGGTGAAGGCTCTCCAAATATTGTCATCTCGCCTTCGTGATAATCCTTCTCGATCTCAGCATCTGCTTACGTCTGCCCCATCGAACATGTATCAATCAGGTGGCACATTTATGGGTTCAAATACTGGTGCACCGATTGTTGGTTTGGCTCCATTGATGGGTCCTTATGGTGGATATAAGGGTGACAGGGGAAGTGAGTGGCCCCATGCTTTTTATCCTGCTCCAAGAGATGAAGCCTCAGCAAAGGAATTCTCTCTTCGTTTGCTTTGCCCAACTGGAAATATTGGAGGAGTTATTGGAAAGGGTGGTTCCATTATCAAGCAAATCAGGCAGGAGTCTAGGGCATATATTAAAGTTGACAGTTCAGCTTCTGAGGAAGATGATTGCATTATAACAATCTCAGCAAAGGAGGTGAGCA
Protein-coding sequences here:
- the LOC122076747 gene encoding RNA-binding KH domain-containing protein RCF3-like isoform X1, which gives rise to MAGQKSNYGKRSHSQADYAENGGSKRRNPGDDRDQYTPGPDDTVYRYLCPGRKIGSIIGRGGEIVKQLRAESQSKIRIGESMPGCDERVITIFSSSRESEDGDVVCPAQDALFKVHDRLVADEAGEEDAEGAREITVRMLVPSDQIGCVIGKGGQIIQSIRSETGGQIRILKNEYLPPCALSTDELLQITGEAEVVVKALQILSSRLRDNPSRSQHLLTSAPSNMYQSGGTFMGSNTGAPIVGLAPLMGPYGGYKGDRGSEWPHAFYPAPRDEASAKEFSLRLLCPTGNIGGVIGKGGSIIKQIRQESRAYIKVDSSASEEDDCIITISAKEIFEDPISPTIDAAVRLQPKCSEKSDKDSDSSVMTRLLVPVSRIGCLIGKGGSIISEMRRLTKANIRILSKENLPKVASDDDEMVQISGDHDVARNALIQVTTRLKANFFEREGALSAFPPALSYLPMSADITDGSKYGSRDSKSHGRGYSYSMGYGGSSDVNDAYGSYGGSQSGGGAYGAYGGYSSGRSGSAGLSGTNPVSHGKHHVY
- the LOC122076747 gene encoding RNA-binding KH domain-containing protein RCF3-like isoform X2, with translation MAGQKSNYGKRSHSQADYAENGGSKRRNPGDDRDQYTPGPDDTVYRYLCPGRKIGSIIGRGGEIVKQLRAESQSKIRIGESMPGCDERVITIFSSSRESEDGDVVCPAQDALFKVHDRLVADEAGEEDAEGAREITVRMLVPSDQIGCVIGKGGQIIQSIRSETGGQIRILKNEYLPPCALSTDELLQITGEAEVVVKALQILSSRLRDNPSRSQHLLTSAPSNMYQSGGTFMGSNTGAPIVGLAPLMGPYGGYKGDRGSEWPHAFYPAPRDEASAKEFSLRLLCPTGNIGGVIGKGGSIIKQIRQESRAYIKVDSSASEEDDCIITISAKEIFEDPISPTIDAAVRLQPKCSEKSDKDSDSSVMTRLLVPVSRIGCLIGKGGSIISEMRRLTKANIRILSKENLPKVASDDDEMVQISGDHDVARNALIQVTTRLKANFFEREGALSAFPPALSYLPMSADITDGSKYGSRDSKSHGRGYSYSMGYGGSSDVNDAYGSYGGSQSGGGAYGAYGGYSSGRSGSAGLRSMKPEASLLPL